The genome window gacagcaaagaggggtcCAGCCTGgtgtcctgtgggagggagttccacagcttgagggcagcaagagagaaagccctctcttatGTCtgcaccaaatgcacctgtgagggtggcgagaccaagagaaaggcctcttccgATGATTTTAAAAGTCAGCCAGGCTCAGAAAGGGAGATGCTGTCTTCAGGTTGTTTGGACCCAACGGGAGGGCCGGCTCTGACTGACCAACCCAAGCTTGCTGAACTGAGACAATATTGTTCCCTTGTGGGCTTTGAGACCATACTCTAAATCTAGTACAAGTGCCATTCCCCACAGTTTTGTATCagtatcagctttctttactcgAGATGCAACCATACACATACCTACCTGGGGAAATTTCCACTGACCGCAGCAAGCATCACTTCTCAGCATACTTGCAAATGTCTGTGCTGTTGCCCTCTGTTCGCTACAAGGGAGGAGGGCGGATCGCTACTTGTCTTTTCATTGCATCTTTGCTCTTCTTCTAGGCACTCCTTCTTGTACAACCATGAATCTCCCAGAAGGACGTACCTTTGAGAAAGCCTCTTGTTTATATGTCTTGTACTTCTTTGGTCTCATCTCTGTTTCCACATTCTTGCACTTGTACGACAAGATTCCCTCCCAATTCCAGAGAGTCAAGTTCAAGAACACATCTGGCGGCTCCTTTATGGAACACACCAGCTTATTGCACAGGACCACTAAGGCAGCTGATCGTGGCATATGGACCGTGAACTCCATTGGACGGTTGGGGAACCAGATGGGAGAATATGCCACCCTCTATGCCTTAGCAAAACTTAATGGACACCAAGCTTTCATCCTTCCAGCCATGCACAAATATCTGTCACCGATATTCCGCATCACGCTGCCTGTCATCCCTGCTGAGGTGGTGTCCAAGATCCGGTGGAGAAACTACGGTGTGCATGACTGGATGTCAGAGGAATATCGCCACATCAAGGGCAAATATGTCCGGTTGACTGGCTACCCTTGTTCTTACACCTTTTACCACCATATCCGCCAGGAGATACTTCGGGAATTCACCTTCCACGACCATATCAAGGAAGAGGCCAATCAATACCTTCGAGGCCTCAGAGGAGAAGGCCGTGAGGTGACATATGTTGGAGTCCACGTCCGGAGAGGGGATTACGTCTGGGTAATGCCCAGGACTTGGAAAGGTGTGGTGGCCGATAGGGGCTACTTGGAGAAAGCCATGAATTACTTCAGAGGGAAATACCAAAATCCCATTTTCGTGGTGACCAGCAATGGGATGCAGTGGTGTAAAGAAAACATTAATGCCTCCAGAGGGGATGTTTACTTTGCTGGGGATGGGCGGGAGTCTTCTCCAGGGAGGGATTTTGCTCTCCTTGCTCATTGCAACCACACCATAATGACCATCGGGACTTTTGGCATCTGGATTGGGTATCTGGTAGGTGGGGAGACTGTCTACTTGGCCAACTACACCCTACCAGATTCTCCCTTCCTCAGGGTCTTCAGGCCTTCAGCAGCCTTCTTACCTGAATGGATTGGGATCCCAGCAGACCTTTCCCCTCTGCTGCCCAAAAAGGAGCCTGCTGAAGCTCATGCCCCAACCGAGGCAGCTGGTTAAGTGCAAACACAGTCTGAGGTCAAACCTGGATTTGCTGACCAGTGGTGAGCATGATCCAAAGATAGGCCATAAAAAGAAGGCAGCTTGTGACATGGATACTGGAAATAGTAGAAAAGTCAGAATGAATGGTTTAAGTAGCCTAGGCCTTCAGATGAAACCCAAAAGTAGCTGCAAGCGTTTACATCAAAGCTAGTTTTCCTGGTCTTGAAGGAAACACTTAGGCAGCCCCCTTATTCCTGAGGTGCCTCATGTGGTTCAGTTGCAAGTTAGAGTATATTCAGATAGACATCTGTCCCCCTGATTGGTGCACTGCTGGCATGGATTggcccccttttttcccccagtgtccACGTGACAAGTGGCCCACAAGGCAGCCCAACCTGCACCTTTTAAAGCCCCTGTCAAAGCCGCCTacttttttttggtgcaggttggtGTGCTCTAGTTTACTCTGTTCCTACTACATGCAATTGAAGGGAACGGACTAAAATCAAGTattgcagctgtcaaagctgccaaggctccttccagtttgaattccCGTATCATGAAGTGGTTAATAAACAAGTCACTTTGGGagatcagcaaattgaacacttaagaaagcaaagaaagacacGTCATTCCTTCCAGCAAGTGCACAGCTGGAAAACAAAGTGCAAACAGAGAGGTGTGCATGGATCTCTAGCAGCATGTTAAGAGTCTCTTCTATTTTTACAGGCACACAGAGATCCTGTTTGGGAAGTCTCTTGTTCAGAAACATAcactctttccctttttttatttgcttGGCACCTTTCAAGCAATCCCCATCTCTTCTtctttgcgtgtgtgtgtttgcgcacacacgcacgcacgagcatgtgtgtgtgtgtgtgtgtgtgtgtgtgtgtgtgtgtgtgtgtgtgtacaatacAAGGTGCAAAAGGGGAGGatccctttcttttgtttccattGGTGAGATCAGGATGGGTGGCTGGCAAATTGCTCACCCCGTTTTCTGCATGTCCCtgctcctttctctctgctttccctccccctccccaaaattggTGTAGCCAAACAGGAACACAAAAGGCAGATGTGTGCATGGTTTTGACTGGCTGTTCTCCCCCCTTGCACTCCCATGTGTAGCTTgcccctctctctctttatgcTATTTGGACATGAGGATCAGACTAAATTGCATATTGTTTCCCTCTATCAACTGAACCAGCCCTACTTAGACCACATCAGCCTACACCAAAAGGGCCAGTCTGGATATGTCCTGACCCCAGTACTGGCAATGGGATAAGCTTCCCCTACTGTCTCACTGGATTAGCAAGAGCAAGGCTGGCTGCATAACgcctttaaaatttatttgccaATCTTGCTAGCTTTTAtattgtgtgtgtgaatgtgtgtatatgtgcacaCGTGcaccatttatttatgtatttatttaatggcTGTATATTTCATTGTAAAGATGAAAATCTCAGGGTTGTACCTCACAAAAACAGCATAGTTCAGTTACAAAACAATTCCACAAAGTGAAACTAACCAGAAGACAAAGACCCAGAGCCCAACAGGTTGGAGTCAAGGCATGGTGGTTGTATCCTGTCAACGTTCAGAAGCCATAGGTTAGAATAGGTAGCTGTTCACTGGTGTCATTGATGGGAAGGTCAATCCATGTTAAGGAATGATGGGGAGAAAGTATGGCAACTGTGAAGAAAACGATCTGTTAACATATAGAGAGAAATATCTCATTACAACTTCATGGGGTGTCAGGAAcaagaaaaatatattaattctCCAGAATTAGTCAAATACTAATTTTATTCTCTTGAGAGAATGAAAACGATAAAAGTTCTTGCGATTCCTTTATTAGTAACGCATTGCGTCGTGCTGTATGTTTCCCCAGAATTGTTGCCTCATCTGGCAGATTTATATGCACATGCTTAGGCATAAAATGCCAAAAGTGCAGACAGGAATAATTACCTCAGCAGTGTTTGGTCAGAAACCATTGCTGGATGATAACAGAGATATCACAGGTATCCTGCTAAACTCCAGAAATCACATGTTGCAGTAGGTCCCTGTTCATTGGTGTAACGAGTGTGGTCCACAGGATTTATAAGCTGATTATGAACACACGTGAGAGTCCCCTCTGTTAGAGGATTTTTCTCTGTTTCCTCACCACACTCACACCCTAATTGCCATTTGGATTGCCTAGCTGACTTGGTTCCTTCCACAGGAATGTCATGCAGCCTTTCACCCCAGTGGATTAGGATCATAACTGGATCTTCACTTCCTCCACAGAGGATCAAGGGAACCACTTCATTTACAGTTGATCGGGCTACAAGGTGTTGTTTGGACAGAAgaagcatgccaaatggcacattgctcctcccCACAACTTCAACCAATTCTTTATAGCCCAATTCACTCCACACCCAGACCAGCCGGACTGGACAGGCTTTTAGTAAACCTAGTCAGCATAGCCAGATGCCTTGAATAACGTGGGAGAATGAAAAGAGAGGCAACAGTGACAGCAGTAGCGGCAGTAGCAAGACCaagggccaaactatacattacgGATAGCCCAACTTTAGAAGCTGAAATAAGCTAAAGCTTCAGAAACATGATTGATACACACCATCTTGATTCAGCAGTCATAGTGAAAAGCAAAGCCAGCatttagattgttgttgtttagtcgttatgtcatgtccaactcttcgtgaccccatggaccagagcatgccaggccctcctatcttccactgcctcacggagttgggtcaaattcatattggcagcttcgatgacactgtccaaccatctcctcctctgtcgtccccttctcctcttgccctcacactttcccaacatcaggggcttttccagggagtcctctcttctcatgagatggccaaagtattggagcctcagcttcaggatctgtccttccagtgagcactcagggttgatttccttcagaatggataggtttgttctccttgcagttcaggggactctcaattcttctgaggtcagccttctttatgatccagctttcacttccatacatcgctactagaaaaaccatagctttgactatgcggacctttgtcagcagggtgatgtctctgctttttaagatgctgcctaggtttgtcatcgctttcctcctaagaaacagacgtcttttaatttggtagctgctgtcaccatctgcagtgatcatggagcccaaggtttgggggtttttttgtttttttgtttttgttttgtttttgatgttgagcttcagactatttttggccctctcctctttcaccctcattaagaggtttgttaattcctcctcattttctgccatcagagtggtatcatctgcatatcggaggttgttaatatttcttctggcaatcttaattctggtttgggattcctccagtccagcctttcgcatgatgtattctgcatataagttaaataagcaggtagacaatatacagccttgttgtactcctttcccaattttgaaccaatcagttgtttcatatccagttctaactgttgcttcctgtcccatatatagatttctcaggagacagataaggtgctcaggcactcccatttctttaagaacttgccatagtttgttgtggtcgacacattCAAGGCTTtttcgtagtcaatgaagcagaagtagatgtttttctaatATACATTTAGGTGCAGGagagcaatcacaaaacaagctaatttggcAAAATGTGGGAAGTGTGAAAAATGCCTGCTGTAACAATCACAAATCTTTCTGCCTTTTAAGGAACTGCCACTTCTAATGACTGGTATAATGTATAATTTGGCCCTTCAGCCAAATTATACATTATACCAgtttcaaatatctttttttttccaagaaagaggaaaataagtCTTTAAAAAGAGTTGAAGctgttgctggactacagtttccGGTGCAAAACCTGAGACTAACATGCCTGCCCTTGTAATGGCACAGGGCGCGAGTTCTTCTTATGTCACTGTCATAAGCCCTGCTGGAACAATATAAAAAGACAGTGTGGCTCTCCTGCACAACcttctaaataaatattatgtgtGCAACATCTACAGACACCTTTGCACTGGTCCAGTGCCCATAGAGTGTAAGGTGGAGACGGTTCTCCACTATTAAAGCACATCTTTCGTCTCTTGTAAAATTCCAGAGTCTAATCAAAGCAAATGCAGTAAAAGCAAATGTGACATCTCACACCCTCAAAGCTCAGTTTGGGGGTGAGCCGCCTGGAGCTTGATAAATGAGTTTTCAGTGGATTGGAGTATGAGTGTAAGGTAATTACAAAAAGGTTGTGATAAGAGTGGAGAGCTGGCAAGGTATCTTACATGGAACAATGCTAACATGGCAAGTGTGCCAGGATTCCTATTTATAGATAAGTAGAGAGATTTTAATTCAGAGCAGATCTTTTGCTAGAAGGCAGGGAAAGATTGTAACAGGCCCAATTTAAGTCTCTTATCCACAAAGTTTAGACAACACAAACCTACGcatatatacatggaaaaaaggCCTGCCTTTGATTCCAAAAACATCTGCATGCTCAGCCTAGACTGGGTGAAAATAGAGTAGAACCACAAATCCATGttggatcagttccaagcccacTCCACCCACCCTGGATGGTGAAAAATGCCAATTATGGCAAATActttacatagcatggtctctgggtccctccagtggccagttctggcaacgtcatctttagaaatacatatttcttggattttaatacagagttttaaaatttttcagatcatggataagtgaatctgcagatactgatccctcTGATATAGGGGTCCTACTATAAACAAAGTGTCAGAAATAGTGCAGCATCAttagggaatttttttaaaaaaaaccaaaatgaaacaaaaagctaCAATAAAAAGGGGAGTTTGTGAACAAGAGAGAAATAACAGACACACCACCAAGGTGTACAGTGGTTTTGGAAGGCTGTAGAACACAATGAGAAGCAACGAAGGCAGAATAAGGGTTAATACTAGTTAGACTGACAAAAGCCTAGAAAGGATGTCTTCCAGAGACTTCAGAACTTGTATGTTTATTTCATGAAACTGCTTGTTTcgccattctgaagaaaatcaaccctgagtgatcactggaaggacagatcctgaagctgaggctccaatactttggctatttcatgagaagagaagactccctggaaaagaccctgatgttaggaaagtgtgaaggcaagaggagaaggggacgaccgaggatgagatggttggacagtgtcatcaaagctgccaacatgaatttgactggcCTGACCAGCATAGCCGGGAAGGAATCGGTCTTTGACCTCCAATAGCCACCATTGGTCAAGCCATCCATCAGGGCAGACTGCCCATGAACTGCCCAAGTCATCTCAGTCCAGAAATCCAGGCAGGAGAGGGTTGGGGAAGGAAGCAATGCCCAAAGAGAAGAAGTCCCCAGGTTGAGGGTGGGAATCAGATGAGGAGGTGGAACTAAGATGCATTGAGATAGAAGATTCGTTGCCCAAGAAGGAGGTGGGAGGAGAGCAGTCCATCAACCCAGGAGTGGTTCAGGCTCAACTTGGACTCTAGCCTGCTGACCTTTGTCTACTGGGGGACCTCCCTCAGTGTCCAAAGGACCGACCCCACCTGACTGGGAGTTGCTTGAGGACAGGGGTGCTTGCAAGAGCCAGCTAGACAGATCCTCACTGACCTGTGAGCTGCATAACTCATTCCAACACAGAAATGACCCTGATGATGGAGATAAGTCCATTAAGCACCATACTAGTTCCTTCCCTGAAATACAGACTAACAGGACTGCACTAATAAAAATTTTGTAATATGGTTGGAATGCACTGCAAATTTACTGTTTGTTGAGGCTGACACTATAAAAGCTTGTTGACACTATAAACGCCTTTATTTCAGCTCTTCTGCACGATAGATCATTGTGGccatcaccctgctttggctcatgtaggaggttctttgcaaagagcaatgggagctgttgggaggcggagccagagaaaccagaattgaggggtgagtcagagaagAGACATTgagtgagtcagtcagtcagataGAGTTTTGAGAGGAGAGAAAGGTTTGAAGATAgtttgggtttgaggcagagagagaatttaaggagTGAATAGTCACTATAGTGTTATCTAtattagttaagatagaagaggtgaaaggaaaatactgaagttttgtgtaactttaagaatgtgcttaagaactattcctgaaacaacttgtaaccaataaacctgtttttatttcaaagttaagtacctGTACCGAATGGATCTCAGTTTTTCATAGTAAATATAGTtagtaaagagatcaactggtggcagcatgataAAGGACGTGTTGGGATACTCGCGTGAGCAATttctttggtgaaacaagcaggggccatggggtaaacgtCACAGTCATATGCTATATAGGGAGAAGGTAAAATAAATGTTGCAGCACTTCGTTGCAACAGAAGTCAAGATGCAAGAGGGGGTTTCAATGTGAACACATTTTAGGTGAGGATGGGGAATCGATCTGTGTTCTGAAATTCTGTGCTTTGGGGGCATAGATACTTTCAATCctaactttttgctttaaattgaaGTATTCCCCACCCCATCTCCAGGTCTCTTGAGAATGTGGTTTCCATCCAGCAGCAAAAGGTGATATTTGAGAAGTAATGGTCAAAACACCCATAACTTAGAAATTCTGTCAAGGGATTTGCTACACATTTAGGCTCTGGTCTGCTTCACTGATGGAAGGAACTCATAAAAGTGAATGATTAACTCAGactccaaatagagtagtcctagaatgagctggaatttttagcatgtactgaaacagcgacgtctacattggcttgggcatgttgtgagaatggctgatggtcggattccaaagatctcctgtatggagaattagtgcagggaaagcgccccagagggagaccacaggtatgatacaaggacatctgcaagccggatctgaaggccttaggaatagacctcaacagatgggaaactctgacatctgagcgttcagcctggaggcaggcggtgcatcacggcctctcccaatttgaagagacccttgtccagcaggccgaagcaaaaaggcagtcacgaaagcagcaaaatcagggagctggacagggtacagactgtatttgtcttcagtgtggaagggattgtcactctcaaattggccttcttagccacactagacgctgttccaagtcttccatacagagcacaataccatagtctctcgaaactggatgcctaatctaactcaGACCATAGCTTGCCCCGAGGTTAGTATCATCTCTTCCGTAAATTCTATCTATTCTTTAAGTTCTACAACATGAGGGAAAGATAAGTGGAAAATTCTGAGTCAAGGACTTACAGATGCAACGTATTTTGGGGAGGTGGCGGTGGGACTTGGAAACGCAGTCATTGTTTGGCAAACATCCTGTTTAAAACTTCCTGTTTATGTTCTCTCTAGGTAAAATATTCACATTTGTTACTCAGTTATGCAAATAGAGTTGCACTATCATCCAGCGAACTGATGGTAACTGTGATAGGGGAAAGCTTATCTTGCACATGCTAACTTTTGTGGTTTAAATGGATGCAGCTGCTCCTTCTGCCAGTATGGGAAAGTTTCCATGTTGAACATTgccttgtttttccttcctcattTATTTCTTCAAATGCATGTAGATATTTTTTTCCCTAGGAAATGCAACAAACGTTTGTTTTCGAACTCCCAGCTAGCAACGACTGGATCGACCCCATCTGCAGAGATCCCTCCATCAGTAAACACCTTCATCATCATGAtcctagaattgcagagctggaaagggactctatggatcatgaaTCCAGCCTTTTTCAAgtagacacagtggggaatcgaactcccaacctctggctccacagccagagacataaacctctgagctatccagttatTTATAAGCATGCACATATTATAAGGAGGGTTCTCTACTAAAGATTATCTCTTGTACCAGATCGAGCACTGAACTGAGGAGAAACTCTTCATAAAGTTTTCAGGGTAGAAATCACCAAGATTTAAACCCAACAGTGTTGTATTTTGAGATAATCGATGTGGGGTATGTATCCTAGTTTCTCCTAGTGGATGGTAGCATAAGATTTTGCACCTTGACTTGTGGCCCAAAGAATACATGCTCTGAACCATCCTAGAATGTGTGGCTTTCTGCAGTTCAGATGTCATTTTTGCATGCCAGAACTGAAGAGACAAGAAAATCAATCACACATTGTGCTCCCCAGAAATCCACATTTAGATGTTCTATCATACCATACACTGCCATCCTCTTTGCCATCATTGGTGAGAACGAAACAATGACATTTCCTTCTTTGGCCACTCCTGGCTTCTTCTGCTGTCCATTTCCACTGTTTTTCTTGCCATTCATGCAAGCTCAAGAGGGGTGCCTCACCTCCTGTTGCTTGCTGGTGGCCCGATCCAACCTTTTAggcagacacagacagacagagagagagagagagagagagagagagagagagagagagagagacgcacacacagagacacgcacgcacgcatgcacgcacacacacacaattataaCAAGGGAACAAAACaacattgttttatattttaatgttatgTTCCAGTGTGGTTCCCCTTCTACAGAACCTCTCCGTGCCAGCTTTTGAGCAAAAGAAGGTAGTACTATCACGGGAAGGATGAATGTTTGAGCTATCTGGGGGGTCCACTATGAGTGCTGTGTATTACAAGTAGGTGTGTGTGTCAAAAGACAGAGGGAGATAGAGGGAGAGAACAGCTCACAACAGTCATGGCTAGTACTGCAAGTAAGAAAGGGAAGCTGAATTGGATTCAGTGTCAAACAtgtgctacaaaaaaaaaaggaccccaaACTCATTTGTGTTAATTTCTGGTGGATGTCTTTCAAGCCCCAAATACAGCACTCATTCTCACACAGAATCCCTCGTGCTCCGCTGCCTTGCACATAGATGTTCTACACTTTTTAGACCTTGAGCATACAAGTTTCTGACCGGATTTACCATTTCCAAGGAATCaccataatctttttttttttttttttttgctgctcacGTTGGGCGAAGAAGGGATTGAACGCATGCTGCCCACCAACCACTGCAAAATCCTTTAACATCCCATCTGGTTTCTGTAGGCACATCTCATGATCTATTTGGGGTAAGAAGATACGGTAACACCAGTGTTCCACATGACGAATCATTCTATTTTCATATCTCTGTAGCAGGGAAAGGCAAAAAAGTGGCCTCCAGAAGtttaggactacaattcccatcaagcCAACATGCACGGGTGGTTGACAGGGGTTTTGGAACTCATAGGACGGCAGATTGTCTATCTCTGCTACCCAGTTCCTGGATTCCACTCCACAGCCCAGATGTAACTATTTTCCTTCTCCAGATGAGCTCTCCCAGGTCCTGAAGCTGATAACTCTGGTTATCCAGGTCTTTCTTCTTTATTCATTTACTCAtgtcagagcattgcacaatttaaaatgtatgGCCATATATGAAATGCAGGTAAAATGCAggtcaaatttaaaaaaaacaaataaaaagttgagataattaaaccaatttttatgagaagcaggctacttcaatagtgttatctgggccatttgctagattttcttttgtacacatggcgGGGCATACATTGCATGCACATAactgctgcattgattgaatttctctgcaGTCACAGaatatttgtcctgtatccaagtagctccatttttaattcttctttgatCTTCTTACTTCACTTCCAAGTCTatgtgacttccagatggtccagctagagtcttgtcctggtgagaGACACTCTTCCAAGTTCATCCATTTGGCATGATGTGTTGTTCTTGCTCGCcatagcctagcctcttctggtttaatatttgtAGCTTAAGAGGTGTGCAGGAAACATTTCCTCAATTTCAGCCATCGTGTAGGGAGCTGGGGTCCACAGAGTGGATGGGTCTGACCCTGTATCACCTTATTCCGTTCATTATTTGCTACCAACTTTCAACATATTTCTAGAGATCTCTGTCTCCAAATGTTGATAGACTACAATTCCTACCATCTCCAACCATTGACCATGATGGTTAAGGTGAATTTGTTCTCCAACAAGAGCTTGAGATTCACTCTAAGCTAGTTCCTTCAAAACAATCCCTTCAAGTGCTTTCCTGAACTTGGGATTACTCTTGGTGTTTCATCACGTACATACACATAACCAATTTTAAATTGCTTCTGGTTGTTTTATCTGGATTTGCTCAAGAGGTTTAACATGCTTTTCTTCCGGGTTGTAATATTATATAgcctgtttttgtctttgttcttaaattatattttattgtgtcaAATGTTTTGTTGCAATAGAGGGTAGAGGCTTTCATGGGATGAAGGTTTTTACCTTTAAATACTGCAtacaaaacattttaataaattcttcttcttcatcatcatcatacatcTGGAGCCCTCT of Pogona vitticeps strain Pit_001003342236 chromosome 6, PviZW2.1, whole genome shotgun sequence contains these proteins:
- the FUT2 gene encoding galactoside alpha-(1,2)-fucosyltransferase 2, which produces MNLPEGRTFEKASCLYVLYFFGLISVSTFLHLYDKIPSQFQRVKFKNTSGGSFMEHTSLLHRTTKAADRGIWTVNSIGRLGNQMGEYATLYALAKLNGHQAFILPAMHKYLSPIFRITLPVIPAEVVSKIRWRNYGVHDWMSEEYRHIKGKYVRLTGYPCSYTFYHHIRQEILREFTFHDHIKEEANQYLRGLRGEGREVTYVGVHVRRGDYVWVMPRTWKGVVADRGYLEKAMNYFRGKYQNPIFVVTSNGMQWCKENINASRGDVYFAGDGRESSPGRDFALLAHCNHTIMTIGTFGIWIGYLVGGETVYLANYTLPDSPFLRVFRPSAAFLPEWIGIPADLSPLLPKKEPAEAHAPTEAAG